Proteins encoded in a region of the Solanum dulcamara chromosome 9, daSolDulc1.2, whole genome shotgun sequence genome:
- the LOC129904690 gene encoding uncharacterized protein LOC129904690 isoform X3, protein MEANTPQFKLILGSSSTARRKILADMGYQFTTMSADIDEKAIRKEKPEDLVMALAEAKAEAIIPRVSIGESEGAAEPTLLITCDQVVVYEGVVREKPSSEAEARQFMKDYANGHAATVSSVLVTNLATGSRRGEWDKVEIYFHDIPDQVIDKLIEEGIVLYAAGGLIIEHPLVLPYIKEVVGSTDSVMGLPKALTERLIKEVL, encoded by the exons ATGGAAGCCAATACTCCTCAGTTTAAG CTAATTTTGGGATCTTCCTCTACTGCTCGGAGAAAGATTTTAGCGGACATGGGATACCAATTCACAACCATG TCGGCAGATATAGATGAGAAAGCTATCCGGAAAGAAAAGCCCGAAGATTTAGTTATGGCTCTTGCTGAGGCAAAG GCAGAAGCCATCATACCAAGGGTTTCCATTGGTGAATCCGAAGGGGCTGCTGAGCCAACACTTCTAATTACCTGTGACCAA GTGGTGGTCTATGAAGGTGTTGTCAGGGAAAAACCATCCAGTGAAGCAGAAGCACGGCAGTTCATGAAAG ATTACGCCAACGGACATGCAGCAACCGTGAGTTCTGTTCTTGTCACAAACCTGGCAACTGGAAGCAGAAGAGGAGAGTGGGACAAAGTAGAG ATCTATTTCCATGATATACCAGATCAAGTCATAGATAAACTG ATTGAGGAAGGGATAGTTCTTTATGCCGCTGGTGGCTTGATAATTGAACATCCTCTCGTTTTGCCTTATATTAAGGAAGTG GTTGGCTCAACTGATAGCGTGATGGGTCTCCCAAAAGCTCTCACTGAAAGACTTATAAAAGAGGTTCTCTAA
- the LOC129904690 gene encoding uncharacterized protein LOC129904690 isoform X4: MEANTPQFKLILGSSSTARRKILADMGYQFTTMSADIDEKAIRKEKPEDLVMALAEAKVVVYEGVVREKPSSEAEARQFMKDYANGHAATVSSVLVTNLATGSRRGEWDKVEIYFHDIPDQVIDKLIEEGIVLYAAGGLIIEHPLVLPYIKEVVGSTDSVMGLPKALTERLIKEVL; this comes from the exons ATGGAAGCCAATACTCCTCAGTTTAAG CTAATTTTGGGATCTTCCTCTACTGCTCGGAGAAAGATTTTAGCGGACATGGGATACCAATTCACAACCATG TCGGCAGATATAGATGAGAAAGCTATCCGGAAAGAAAAGCCCGAAGATTTAGTTATGGCTCTTGCTGAGGCAAAG GTGGTGGTCTATGAAGGTGTTGTCAGGGAAAAACCATCCAGTGAAGCAGAAGCACGGCAGTTCATGAAAG ATTACGCCAACGGACATGCAGCAACCGTGAGTTCTGTTCTTGTCACAAACCTGGCAACTGGAAGCAGAAGAGGAGAGTGGGACAAAGTAGAG ATCTATTTCCATGATATACCAGATCAAGTCATAGATAAACTG ATTGAGGAAGGGATAGTTCTTTATGCCGCTGGTGGCTTGATAATTGAACATCCTCTCGTTTTGCCTTATATTAAGGAAGTG GTTGGCTCAACTGATAGCGTGATGGGTCTCCCAAAAGCTCTCACTGAAAGACTTATAAAAGAGGTTCTCTAA
- the LOC129904690 gene encoding uncharacterized protein LOC129904690 isoform X1, which translates to MEANTPQFKLILGSSSTARRKILADMGYQFTTMSADIDEKAIRKEKPEDLVMALAEAKADAIISKFRKTENLEKDVNPTILVAADTAEAIIPRVSIGESEGAAEPTLLITCDQVVVYEGVVREKPSSEAEARQFMKDYANGHAATVSSVLVTNLATGSRRGEWDKVEIYFHDIPDQVIDKLIEEGIVLYAAGGLIIEHPLVLPYIKEVVGSTDSVMGLPKALTERLIKEVL; encoded by the exons ATGGAAGCCAATACTCCTCAGTTTAAG CTAATTTTGGGATCTTCCTCTACTGCTCGGAGAAAGATTTTAGCGGACATGGGATACCAATTCACAACCATG TCGGCAGATATAGATGAGAAAGCTATCCGGAAAGAAAAGCCCGAAGATTTAGTTATGGCTCTTGCTGAGGCAAAG GCTGATGCTATCATATCAAAATTTCGAAAAACTGAAAACCTAGAGAAGGATGTCAATCCAACAATTTTGGTTGCAGCTGACACA GCAGAAGCCATCATACCAAGGGTTTCCATTGGTGAATCCGAAGGGGCTGCTGAGCCAACACTTCTAATTACCTGTGACCAA GTGGTGGTCTATGAAGGTGTTGTCAGGGAAAAACCATCCAGTGAAGCAGAAGCACGGCAGTTCATGAAAG ATTACGCCAACGGACATGCAGCAACCGTGAGTTCTGTTCTTGTCACAAACCTGGCAACTGGAAGCAGAAGAGGAGAGTGGGACAAAGTAGAG ATCTATTTCCATGATATACCAGATCAAGTCATAGATAAACTG ATTGAGGAAGGGATAGTTCTTTATGCCGCTGGTGGCTTGATAATTGAACATCCTCTCGTTTTGCCTTATATTAAGGAAGTG GTTGGCTCAACTGATAGCGTGATGGGTCTCCCAAAAGCTCTCACTGAAAGACTTATAAAAGAGGTTCTCTAA
- the LOC129904690 gene encoding uncharacterized protein LOC129904690 isoform X2, translating into MEANTPQFKLILGSSSTARRKILADMGYQFTTMSADIDEKAIRKEKPEDLVMALAEAKADAIISKFRKTENLEKDVNPTILVAADTVVVYEGVVREKPSSEAEARQFMKDYANGHAATVSSVLVTNLATGSRRGEWDKVEIYFHDIPDQVIDKLIEEGIVLYAAGGLIIEHPLVLPYIKEVVGSTDSVMGLPKALTERLIKEVL; encoded by the exons ATGGAAGCCAATACTCCTCAGTTTAAG CTAATTTTGGGATCTTCCTCTACTGCTCGGAGAAAGATTTTAGCGGACATGGGATACCAATTCACAACCATG TCGGCAGATATAGATGAGAAAGCTATCCGGAAAGAAAAGCCCGAAGATTTAGTTATGGCTCTTGCTGAGGCAAAG GCTGATGCTATCATATCAAAATTTCGAAAAACTGAAAACCTAGAGAAGGATGTCAATCCAACAATTTTGGTTGCAGCTGACACA GTGGTGGTCTATGAAGGTGTTGTCAGGGAAAAACCATCCAGTGAAGCAGAAGCACGGCAGTTCATGAAAG ATTACGCCAACGGACATGCAGCAACCGTGAGTTCTGTTCTTGTCACAAACCTGGCAACTGGAAGCAGAAGAGGAGAGTGGGACAAAGTAGAG ATCTATTTCCATGATATACCAGATCAAGTCATAGATAAACTG ATTGAGGAAGGGATAGTTCTTTATGCCGCTGGTGGCTTGATAATTGAACATCCTCTCGTTTTGCCTTATATTAAGGAAGTG GTTGGCTCAACTGATAGCGTGATGGGTCTCCCAAAAGCTCTCACTGAAAGACTTATAAAAGAGGTTCTCTAA